CTATACgataaattatagtataatattgatatttaaatattgtttatgaatcgttgtaataataattagtaattactactatattaaattaataaattttcctagtatacctttatttatatagtgacTGGCGATGGAGTCCCGAAACAAAACTTGGGTTTGTGCAGTTGCCATTTGTGGCTCACCTAATAATGTGGTTTACCACGATTTCCCTAAGGATTGCTTAAGGAGAAAGATTTGGGAAAGAGCCTGCCATCGAAAGGGTCGCCTTGGAAAGACGCCCAGGAtttgtgaaaatcattttgaggaaaacaACTATGAGAGAGATTTAAGGAATGAACTTTTGGGCTTGCctttaagaagaaaattaaaatcggATGCTATTCCTACCAAAAATCTTGTACCAGGAGAAAAACCTCTGCCGACCCCAAACGAAAGGGAGCAAAGGGAagcaaagaagaaaagaatGGATTTTGTCGATTCTATTTTGAAGGCATATGAAGAAAACCCTCCAATTCCCAATTATTTTGCACCGACTGTTGCTCCTGATATTGTTGAGTTTAAATTTGTGGAAGCCTCCATTCAAACGCCCTTCAAACTAGATGACACATCGTCTTGtaggaaagtaaaaaaatataactcgtCCACTCAAACTTTTACAGCGAAACCGACCGATTCATACAACCAAGTGTGCGGATCCCAgactttaaaacaaaatttgaacaaaataggAGAATCAAAATCATCGCGTTTAAAGATTAAGATGTTTAAACATGGTTTTGAACGATCGAGAGAGTCTGAAGAAGCTAGAAATCCACAccttgaagaaaatatacaactCCAGTCAGAATATAGAGATCAAGAGtctaaagaaacaaaaaatcaatatcttgAAGAAGACATACTATATCTAGATTCTAGTGTTTACGATAGCGATGAAactcaaatttgtcaaatttttgtgAAAGGACATCTGTGAGATgaacataaaatatcattaatcgATGATTGTTTGTCCTACAAATGAGATAACTTTATATTAACATTCATTGCTTTTTTGCTCTACAACTTATAttggataaatatttcaattaagtaTTAACCCTCTGTAAAATGTTggaattaaagttaaatattattaaaatatcccgctaaataataattaatatttgataattgatacTGATAAATTTAATAGAATGCGAGGAATAAAGTCAAGAGTCATTTAATATCTCAGTTTAGTTATTAAATCAAACTCCAACGaaattcaaatctatttttcaattttgtgaaCTTATGTCATTTCATTATGTgttgaattaattgaataccAGAGGTATGACAACTTGACTTTTATGTCACAATCAAGAGCCTATTGATTTATTAGTTATTCTGTTTTcgaatttgtgattatttttaaaatatcttagatataactatcatatatgaaaaatcaattCCACCTAACAGtgcaaaaaatgattgaattaaggatttatatgaaatacaaatataaatattatgttgaatCCGCTTCATacttgtctaaaaaataaaattcttatatatGCTGCTAGTAATTAATCAATAGTCATCAAAGAGCACAAAGTTACATTTGTTAGTAAGTGATAAAATATGTACGCTAAATAGGTTAAAGGTTAATTAggttaattgaataaaataaaagactgaatgtgacataaataaagtaaaatattaggtCTTATCAgaacatgaatattatacataagctacaattataaaatttaaatttgtaaaaaataacatggaaaaatatttgagtaaatgggggacaatttataaatatcaaattatttttcatttgcttagatttattttcattaattaaagacggaaatttctttatgaattaggacaaaagaagagacccgagatactttatcctcaacaagCGATGCTCAAATTCCAATATCTACGGGAGTGATAATAGGATGAAAATTTCGCCCAAGAATAAAGCAGAAAGAAAGCAATGCCTTATTTGAGTGTAGAGTCGACTCTCTCCTTTGGTTTGAATCTATCCATCCATAtttaacaatgaatatattcaacgGATGAAAACGTAGAGAAAGGAATTATTTCTCTATAGTTGAAACTATGAAGGTACCTTTTTACATTCAGAATAAGATAAAATGCTCTAGATgtgaaatgtaataataatttgctaATTAGGTACTACAACAATGATAAGTTATAATCATAAAACGTTTATGTTCTTCAAGAATTAGGAcaaaaggaagatacttctaacatGATCATTCATCTCAAGAGATGATCTTAGTCTTATTCGGAACTACGTATTCCACGAGAGACCACGGGATGAAAAATCATCCGATAATGAGTTATAATGGTCTTAAGAAGAGtttcgtttttcatcatttttcaccctaaaaatggaaatatgtcgagttgAGAAGAGgatacagaataaataaaaacaattttataatcataaaatgcCTTTtaacatcagttttattcatcgtacttcaatttggtgattggcttaatgatgaaaaatgtctctCAACGATAATACTCCCGAATgactataatctcaaatatttctgaaacctgacGACCCAGAAAAAAACTGAGTTTTGGATTTGAAGCTAAAAGATAAAGTATATCCTTGGTTTGATTTTATTGGTAGAAATTTGGTGTTTCCCTGtgtaatttaaaatctttatttgatttaagggactTAATTGGcccgatatgacctttcaaataaaatttatcattcctatattttgattacttaaaattgtaatttacagAGCCtccaaagaaataataagaataatttgataatagaaATTGGCGATAATTcgtattaaaatacaaatacaatttattttgagaaaaaccattttagcttttgtgttgacaagccacATATTTCAATAATCACAGTAATTTTTACCTAATTTACTTTTGTCTTtcgtattttattcaaaatcaaaggtcaaaaatataattcaacttGCAAAAATGGTCTTCAATCATTCCCTTGTTATCAAAATACggaaaatctaattttttagaacaaattgatatcaaaatttggaaaattgaaCGAGAAAGTAAAGTTGTTTTGAAGCTTAAGGACCTTCTGATAAATTTCAGGGTTAATCATACATGTCCAGGTCATCCTATAGATATGAAACtttactatttaatataaacttaagatgcatattaaaaatattgaaattctgaGACAAGCGGCAGATTCATAGTATAATCAACATGTGTCTTATATCCCTTTTGtgtcctagttttttttttttcaaataacaatgGTCTAgtgaaatataaatgttataaagtgtatataaaataaacagcGAGTGATAGAGATTGTCCAAAATCAGAGTGTTTCACTTATCTTAGAATTCTGTAACTTCTTGAATTGTGTCATTCATTGTAAATGatgcttaataattttttttcttttacaccGATGCACAAGAGCTTGCGAATAATGAATTAGTTTGATTAATTCTGAAtgaatgtatacttttttttgtatcagtagcgtaataaattataaacaacatATTGTCTCCTTGATTTATACAAGTAACTGATATATGGAGGAGTCACATAAACAAGTCCTCAAGATATTCAGAAAAGTTATCCTCTCTCGACTTTTCTTTCTCAATCTCAGGAGCCTCTTTCCAAACATCCCCTTTCCCtgtatcttcttcttttttctcgtTCCCCTTGGATTTCTTTGCTTCTGACGTTGACTCTGAGTCGGGAGACGACTCTTCTTTCCTAGACCGGCGACGGGACTTGTGAGATCTTTTGTGCTTCCTTGACTTAGTGACTTCCTTCTTTTTATGACAGTAGTTTAATTTATAGGAACAATCAGGACATAGACGCACTTTGACAAGTGCGTtctttgattcttttttctCTTCGTAGGCAAAATTGACTTCCCATGAGCGAAGTCCATCTCCTTCAGTGCATTTACGTGAAGCGCAGGAGAACTGTCCCTTCCctggaaatataatatatagattataacatcaaaaatatatccctctattgcttagttttattatatatctgactctaagttgtattaaaaatatgtcatcaCATCGTTATactatcttatttccatattgtagatacaaatgaactattacaatggaaagaataagaaatttctatttaattatcctactcttttttttttgtccctgAACGATCAAAAACGAATTTTGACCAAATCTCAAccatttttggggatttttagtacatattctttcgattatatacaaatattagtgTTTATCATTTTACaacaagtagtattcaatgcaagttttaagtgtttatgtatttttgatgttattaaaTGAAGTTACATCCAGATTTATTggatatttgttcattttatatagtacaaatatcaactttgagcccccaagtCCCTTCCAATTATAACGCAATTAATGACAGCAGTGAAAACGCTCTGAATCATGATATGACATTGTGACAGTTCTAATAATGAGTAACTAAGGGAAATAACCAGTAGGGATTCAAACCTTGGACAACTTCCTTCTGCGTTCTCCATCGCATCGCAATTTCGTTCTTCAAATATCTACTTAAATCACAAATTGCATATTCTTTAAAGAGCCTATCCCAATATTTTTTAGCGAGAGCCAACTCCCAGGGAAGACTTTCCTCCGCCTCCTCAGACTCCTTCCAAATAAAGCGATGATGACTTTGTATGACATCCATATCCGTGACTGACTTCTTAGTGAATCCATCCCAGACAGAAGAGGAAGCGTAGTGGTCCACAAGTCTCTTGTGTCGATCGTAGAGGGACTCGTACTCTCGCGTATATTCGGGTCTGCCAATGTCATTCCTCGTACTCACTTCTCTCTTGCTTGCCTTCCAAATTGGAGAAGATCTTCGTTCTCTCTTCTTGTCCACCTCGGAGTCGTAGTTGGCAGAAAGATCCAAAGTGTTCATTTTAGccttatgtaaaatattaattcctcATTAATTCTACTAGAATCaagatcaaatatgaaataatattatttttattaatgtttattttcttctggaAAAGCGTATTTTTGTAGAGGGCAGCACCTATTATATACAGAGTCATTAGAATGACGAGGAAAATTTATTGAAGCGTTCAGCTGATGAACGATAAACAAACATAAGGATCAAATCATTCAGTTATTATGTCAACATTAGCCTTTCAGtcatcaataatatttcttaaaatcttaataaattcataattagtgataaaataaccttctaatttttacaaaaggagtTTGGTATTAGGTAAGTTTATCGTAGTGGATATCATTAGAACTTgatacattcttatttttttattcatagagtTTAATGCCTTCTTGCATTGCATTCAATTGTACTTCAAGAACGCCGGCTTTTTTTAGATCATTAGAGCACGATCTTGCTATTAAATTGAGGAAGAAATGTGAACTTAACCACAATTATgtgaaaataagcttttttcaataagtattttcataactttataaaacaatcataTGTTTTGGCATCCTTGTTTGTTGTTActcaatttaatattccatatatatcAAACCATCTATTTTCAGATGTCCTAAAAATCCAGTGCTTCTAAAGCCGTCGCCAAGATTGGAAACAAATCAAATCGTCAAGGATATGTTTTAAGCACTTCAAGGACTCTGACATCATTAAGCACAAAATTAACTGCTCTCTTGTTAGTTGTTGATGGATCAGTGTCCCCCATTTTCGAATTTCCaatgcacttaaaaaaagtGGAGCCCCTTCGACGAATCTTAAAGTGAAGAACTTATGAAGAAGACAGTACTACAAAAATGAATTCTGATGATATGATTGAAAAAAGgtcaactataaatatattcattactcATAAATGTACCCTACTTAGTACTATGGAACCCTCGGGGGTGATGAAAAAATAGAGCACAAAGAGACATCCGGAAATCAAGTTAGCAGTTATAGTTGATAGTTGCCATATCTTATTcagtttaagaatcaataatttgaaaaatatcaataatagggtgaaagacttaattttattattatttaatattttgtacaataaatgaTACTTTATTGATTCCATGTTTATTTGTCTttgatattctatatatattttatatatatagaataagtATTTACGAGAACAAACGAGAATATTaggaatttattagaaaaaatcaattatgaaaatgttcttcataatgtttttatagGTTTCATGCGATTCAAGGCGAATTTAAACACCAATCTTGGATATTCCTTTAAGAGATCACTCCTTCCTAAGAGTGAAAATTGTgattgatgaattattataacaatgaaCTATTTCGCATTTTCCagatttcatatttatgtatctatgtattataagtactgtgttttacgtattataaatagtctcgtattgtttaaataaattagagtatagttagaatacacatgatcttataaacagtgttacattatccctccacgtgaattcttctcctcatgtctcttggtcatcctggatctctccaccttataaataagtttgtgtctctccctcgtcaagacgcaacacacaacctagctatataattaataactggATTCACAATCAATGAGTTCTACCATGGACGTCTCGAGCATGGATAGCTCTAGATGTCCATGATTCTACAAATATCTGGAGTGAACCAAGGGCTAATCACTTAGCCTCATGTAGGGAGAGgtattttttatgcttaaaaatcaaatggtaaaacctaattgactttgtacaatattactcgatttttatttcaacagcaatagaaattctattttaagtcacgtgctacaattaatatatcttccaccaagacaacatttttaaactgaaataaaaatgtttttgattaaaaaaaaacttgcgtaGAGTATATTTTTCAGCCTAGAATTGCTACAGACATtactttgaacatttttttacaagacaattacaaaaaaaaaaaataccaaaagtaTAGTTTAGAACGAACATTTTATCTGTTAAGTTAGGAGTCATCCTTTTGATAAgggatgtacaatatatataacgtAAATCTTTAATAGAGAATTATAAAAGAGAAAGAGGATCGACGGGTTTaaagatgattaattaataatattacattagaTAGTATTGTGTCTGTGCCATTTTCATTTCATCACTgaaacttaatattaattttgctttatataataatagcataATTAGTGGCgtagttataaaaatacattatatccGTGATAAATGTGAAAGGTAACTTATAAAATTACCTCTTTACATTCACACTAAGTTGTAGCTAGTTAAATTGTTTCACCTTCGCCAATCTTGCTTTGGTTAATAGAAATTATTAACCTTGGTTCTTACATTATTATTTGGCTATTTTCTTCTAatacacttataattttttaaggtaataataattgaaatatttgaatcgaaaataaaattttaagaaagaaatcCGGAAAGTATTTTTGTCTGAAAATGTCcttcattattttgttaagcaataattgaattactattattttacatttaaaaacaacaaatcatttttgaaaaatttaataaaataatttcatatattaaatcgTAGGCAAAATGGAGTTACGCCTATAAAAgatcacaaattaaataattgaagtgttattattgagtttttaaatgtatttttggtttatcatatgttaaaaaatatatacaaaatactgTGATGTGTACATTTCATACTTGATATGATGAATATCTTAGAATCAAACCTTCAAAAACACATAGTAAATATTCTATAaggcaaaattaattcataatattcagtgaaaaaatgaaaatagcaCGGACACAATACtgtctactataatattaatactattaatcaAGTAATCATCATTCAACCCTTcgaatttaaaattagtatttatataatttttaattattttaatttattgtatttatccggaattacaaataatacatttcttagcataattaatgttataactccattttttattttctccaatgattaatattattataatattcatctAGGACGaactgtattattatttttggagtttaggTGTCCGTTGATATTAATAAATCCTCGGCATATTTAGTGATGAATTCTAATATTGTTATACTTTCATTTGACTATGGTTTAAACTTTAATCTCTGATAATTATGTAgtattgacttttaaaaaaacagagtTGTAGTAGGAActtcaaataagaaataattattattccaacTTAGTGTTTCTTTCAGATGGGAAaccaataaatacaaaaaacaaaaaaaaaaacagtagtATGTTCCCTTCACTTCATGGATAATGATTATGAACACGAAAGTTTAATTACCAATCAACCTTTAAAACTTCGATTATTGAAAAGGATGCTATTCCTTCACAGTTCCCTTTCCAAGTTATTTGTCTAAAAAAGCCATTAAATGTagaaatacagaaaaaataatagcagCTAATAGAAGGAAGtcagaaaatcaaaaaattaatcatatgaaCCAGGAATTGATAAATTCCGATAATGTTTATACCTtggatgacttaaaaaaaataaaaaaaaaaaagtacaatattcCACCAAGTGTACTTCTTATTTCCAAAGATACTTCATTAACGTACTCCCTTATTGAGAAACCAAGTTGAGgtagttcaattattttttgatatctaATAGAAGCataagtaaaaactttttttaagagcTCCAACTATTGTCTTTTGAAATGTATCAGGAAAAGAAACTACTACCTTTATCCGTAGTCCACCATAAAgtgccttttaaaaaaatcaatacctgTTGCGAAGTATTGAATATTCTAGCATCTCTGAAGGGTcttgaaaaaattccaattataatccaattaaatacattgaaaaaacaAGTTGAAGCTATTTTGAAGATTCTTTCAGATGTTGAGGATGATATTGCTAAGTCAATCAGTTTTCTTATTGAACAGTCTCTTTCGGTATTAAAACCTAAAAGAGGAATGTTTTCCTCTTTTCCCTTACACGTTTGACTGTTCCTTCTGTATAGGAAAATATTTCACCCGCTTTATATGAATTCATCTTTAAAGAAGGCCTTCTTATATTACTAACGCTACgttatttgaagaatttatcatctaatttgaattttaagtcAGTGACAGAgttataatatcatataaatatctatCAGGCAGATTCAAATCAATACAAGATAAAGATAATAAAGTATCCATCCTCATTGATGAAGTGCATGTCAtgcaaaaagttgaatattcaAAGTGGAAAATTACAGGGCTATAAAACATGAGGTCTACAAAAACattgttgtgttttttaattaatagtatttctGGGACATTCAAAAATACCGCTGCTATTATTCGTGTTTCAACCATAATTTCTGATTTAATACATTCGTCATTTCTTTCTGTTCTGAGAATGCGTGTGTTTCATTGGATTCAACGTCGTAGCAGTAATAACGGATGGACACTTTAGCAATAAaagaattcttaaaaaaatgttgaataatgATGACCATTATAGTGATAATCCATACTCCCCCGGAAATGGAATTTATTTACTGTTTGATAtggttcatattttaatgaatatatataataatcaactCAATCgccaaatatttgattttccaCCATTTGATGGAGCTTCAATGTCAGTGAATTTCAATCATATTCGTGATTTATATGGAAACGAAAATCTCTACCCAGTGAAACATGCACACAAATTAACTGATAAAGTAATTAATCCATGAACCAGTGACGACgttattgttttcaataaattttatagtgattattgatttgtttaattGTCTCTTGTTGGAAAAGAATGGGATGGAGATGTTCTGCCCCAGGATGTTGACTGGTGTATGACGGTACCCCAAAATCCTGAAATTATTTAGATCAAATTTTCTGGTTTTAATATACCCACTAATCCTTATTTTCAGCCATGCCGGGAAAGTGCAATATCAAGATCAATCACGGAtcttaaaaccaaaaaaaaaaaaatttagacaatAACAGAAAATTCAAGGATATGTTGCCTACACTTTAAAGAGGAAAAGTGCATTACTAATTCCGTTTACAAGCGACATGGCAAAGGCCGGGAGTATAGAGGGCAACCTCGTAGTCGGTAAAGCAGCTTACATTTTAGtaattggtttattatttattaatttatgacttGCAGACGCTTGAAAAATGATGCTGTCCCCTCAGTTTGGACAAAGCAAAGCAATACCATTATGAAGCCTTTCCTTCTCATTACCACCACCAAGGCCAACTTCAAAACCCAAGTGATTCTTTTCTCCAATGCCGTAGTTGAACCTTATCACCTATCATCACAGATGGTTATTTATCAGATTCCTCATTTCAATTTAATGAACatgaaactaattttttgaaatcggTTCGAACTTGAACATCATATGTTATGACGTGTTTCCCGTCTTTAAAATGAACGCGGTATCTTCTTACTACTTATTTACTTAGATGATAGGTTGAACGGTTTTTACCATAAAGAAAAACTAGAACTAACCTTACGAAATATCCTCATAGTATGTTTTTTGAGTGACAACTGCCTATGAATGAATCAGCCTTTAGACTGTCAGCCACATTCTGGAGTGTACTTTTACAGTCAAGTCTCCACAATGTAGAGACGTCCGTGTTTTTGGAGAGGAGTAGCTCAACCATTCAACTGTcattaagttttattaaattagctgtgagcacCCCTGAGAGGGCTGGAAAAGAAGTTAACACAAGTCATAGTCCGTAAATAGTAGACTAAAAACATTTGCTGGAATTACTTCGAAGTTGATTCGAAAGTATTCTTAGTCCAACAAAAACTGTTTATCATAACCATAATCTTAAGTTCCCATACTATGTTGTATAGCGAAGaatggttacaatattaatccTTTTTCATACTTAGTTTTTAACAAGGTTGAATGGCTTACCAAATGTTCaactttgaagaaaatgatcaaGTCCGGAATCATTTGCTTCCTAAAATGACATTTCTCTCAAAAAAGGTATGGGAATAGTTAACGATATGGATCTTcgatattacaatattaaatcgCTATGttctctaaatattgaaatcatattaacctcttaattacaaaattgttattaccAAGAATCGCATTCAATAATATGTAGGACATCAAAGAACAATTCTTTTGTCATCATCAAGACCAAAAAAAGACAACCAAACtgtttaaaattatgattgtGTTAGAAATTTTGGAAGttggattaaaaattaaataaaagggatgcaaaatttaaaaataacctaTCAAGTGAATTTGATAAGTTGTAGACTTCCTTAATTTAAGAAGTatcctttatgggtgcccacactgTTAGAtctaggaggctgaaacttt
The Lepeophtheirus salmonis chromosome 10, UVic_Lsal_1.4, whole genome shotgun sequence DNA segment above includes these coding regions:
- the LOC121125286 gene encoding protein FRA10AC1 homolog — translated: MNTLDLSANYDSEVDKKRERRSSPIWKASKREVSTRNDIGRPEYTREYESLYDRHKRLVDHYASSSVWDGFTKKSVTDMDVIQSHHRFIWKESEEAEESLPWELALAKKYWDRLFKEYAICDLSRYLKNEIAMRWRTQKEVVQGKGQFSCASRKCTEGDGLRSWEVNFAYEEKKESKNALVKVRLCPDCSYKLNYCHKKKEVTKSRKHKRSHKSRRRSRKEESSPDSESTSEAKKSKGNEKKEEDTGKGDVWKEAPEIEKEKSREDNFSEYLEDLFM